One Desulfonatronum sp. SC1 genomic window, GATCTTGCCCACAAGAATATCGTCAGGCTGAACCGGCGCGCCGATGCGGATGATTCCGCTTTCATCCAGATTGCGCAGCATCTCCTCGCCGACATTGGGGATGTCTTTGGTCACTTCTTCGGGGCCCAGCTTGGTGTCTCGAGCCACCAATTCAAACTCCTCGATATGCATGGAGGTGAAGACGTCTTCCTTGACCACCCGCTCGGAAATCAGGATGGAATCCTCGAAGTTGTAGCCGCACCAGGGCATGAAGGCCACGAGCAGGTTCTTGCCCAAGGCCAGTTCGCCCTGCTGAATTCCAGGTCCGTCGGCCAGCACCTGCCCCTTGGAGATGGGCTGGCCTTCCATAACCAACGACTTTTGACCGAAGCAGGTATTTTGGTTGGACTTGTGAAACTTCAGCAGCTCATAAACCTTCAATCCGCCGGTTTCGGGAAACAGGTCGCCCTCGTAGCTAACCACGATACGTTCGGAATCGGCATATCGAACCATGCCGTCCCCGGCGGCAAGAACGCAGCTTCCGGAATCCTGGGCCACGATGCTCTCCATGCCCGTACCGACGATGGGCCGCTCGCAGCGCAGCAAAGGAACGGCCTGACGCTGCATGTTCGACCCCATCAAGGCCCGGTTGGCGTCGTCGTGTTCCAGAAAAGGGATCAGGGACGCGGAAACCGAAACGATCTGGCTTGGAGAGATGTCCATCAAGGTCACCTCATCTCGATTGACCAGGGCGAAGTCGCCCTTGACCCGGGCCGTGACGATCTCGTTGACGAAGCGACCGTCCTGGTCCAACTCGGCGTTGGCCTGAGCAATGACCTCCCCGCCTTCGCGGGAGGCGTCCATGTACAATACATCCAGAGAGGCCTGACCGTTTTTCACGATCCGGTACGGACTTTCGATGAACCCGAAGGCGTTGACCTGGGCAAAAGTGGTCATGGAGACGATTAAGCCGATGTTCGGGCCTTCAGGAGTTTCGATGGGACAAATCCGGCCGTAATGGCTGGTATGCACGTCGCGGACCTCGAAACCGGCCCGGTCGCGGGTCAGACCGCCGGGGCCCAACGCGGAAAGACGTCGTTTGTGGGTCACCTCGGAAAGGGGGTTGGTCTGGTCCATGAATTGGGAAAGCTGAGAAGTGCCGAAGAATTCCTTGATCGCGGCCACCACCGGCTTGGGATTGATCAAGTCGTGCGGCATCAGCGTGGCCACGTCCTGGAGACTCATCCGCTCTTTGATGGCTCGTTCCATGCGCACCAAGCCAATTCTGTACTGGTTCTCCACCAGCTCACCTACAGGACGGACGCGGCGATTGCCCAGGTGGTCGATATCGTCGGACGGCCCATGCGAGTCCTTCAAGTCCACCAGATGTTTCAGAGCCCTGAGGATGTCGTCGTTGGTCAAAGTCCGCTGATCGTGGGGAACGTCCAGACCCAGCCTGGAATTCAGCTTATACCGGCCTACCGGGGAAAGATCGTAGTAATCGGGATTGCGGAACAAATTGTCGAAAAAGGTCGCGGCCACCTCGGCAGTGGGCGGAGAACTGGGGCGCAACCGGCGGAAGATCTCCACCTGAGCGGACTCGATATCCGTAGTCTTGTCCAGCTGCATGGTCTCGCGAACCGTGGCCGAAACTTCAACTCCGGTGATGTACAGCACCGGGAGGCGCAACAGATTGGCTTCCTTGCACTGCTCCAGGAACGCTTCGGAAATTTCGTCGCCCACCAGGGCCAATATTTCCCCGGTTTCTGGGTGAACGACGTCCTGGGCCAGAAACTGACCGGGCAGTTGTGCAGGGTCGATCTCCAGTTTGGAAATCCCTTCCTTGACAATCTTCTTCCAAATTCGAGCCTTGACCATGGTTCCAGCCGAAGCCAGAACCTCTCCGGAAGAATCAACCACGTCAGCGTAGAGTTGCTCCTTGCGGACTAAATTTTCTTGTATCTCGCGATAGATCTTGCCGCCGTCGAGTTGATAGTATTCGGTCTTGTAAAAAAAGTTGAGAATATCCTCGTTCGTCATCCCCATGGCCTTGAGCAGGATGGTCACCGGCATTTTGCGACGCCGATCGATGCGAACATAGAAAATGTCCTTGTGGTCGAACTCGAAATCCAACCAGGAACCACGCATGGGGATGATTCGCGAGGAGTAGAGGACCTTGCGGCTGGTATGCGTCTTGCCGAAGTCGTGCTCAAAAATTATCCCGGGGGAACGCTGCAACTGGTTGACGATTACCCGTTCGGTGCCGTTGATGATGAACGTGCCCTTTTCCGTCATCAAGGGAATGGTCCCGAAATAGATGTCTTGTTCCTTGATGTCCCGTATGGACCGGCTATCTGTTTCCTCATCGACGTCGAAGACCACAAGCCGGACGCGAATGCGAACGGGGGCTTCGTAGTGCAACCCCTTGGCCAAGCATTCGGCAACGTCGAACTTGGGTTGACCAATTTCGTAACTGACGAACTCCAACGTCGCGGTTTTGTTGAAGTCGTGAATGGGAAAAACTGAGCGGAAAACGCCTTCAAGTCCAACATCTGCTCTCGCGGCCGTCGCGATATCCTTTTGAAGAAAGTGGAGATAGGATTGAATTTGCAGTTCGAGAAGATGGGGAGTATTGAGAACACTTTGGATTTTTCCAAACTTTTTAACAAGTTGTGTCATCGTCACCCTCAACGTAATGCGTGTAAAAAGTTTCTATGATAAATGCGCGCAAGGCGCATGGGCGTAATGTTGCAGCGGCATTTGATTGTTGATCGATTGTCGCCGACCAAGACAATCCTCATCTTTGAAGAGATTGATTCATCGTCCTGAATCAGATAAAAGATGAACACGGTGGATCATGCCAAGTAACATGGAACTGTAAAAAAATCTTAATTGTAGATTCGGAAATCGAAGAAATGTTGACGGTTAATGCTCTAAGTGCGTACAGAATGGAATGTTAGCACGGACCGTGACGTATGGCGCTTCATCTTTCAAAGCGGCCGACCGTGAAGCCAATCAATTTTCGAGCATTACGAAAGGAAATTGTCCTGACATTCACCTTAGCGCGGTGATCATTCTCCTTCCAAGTGTTCCGTTGGCCCTGGTAATTTCGGAAGAAGACGAGTTCGATGCGGGCTGAAAAACAAAACGGAAACAGGAAGCGCGGGAATCCCACGCTTCCTGAAATACTCATCTGGTTCGCGACTACTTCAACTCGACCGTCGCGCCGGCCTCTTCCAACTGCTTCTTCGCGTCCTCGGCGTCGGCCTTGGATGCGGCTTCCTTGATCACGGAAGGCGCTTCGTCGACCTTGGCCTTGGCTTCCTTCAGCCCCAAGCCGGTCAAAGCGCGAACGACCTTGATCACGTTGATCTTGTTGCCGCCGGCGCTGGCCAGGACGACGTCGAACTCGGTCTTTTCCTCGGCGGCCGGCGCATCAGCTCCGGCAACAGGAGCAGCCGCAACGGCGGCCACGGGAGCCGCGGCGGATACGCCAAACTTTTCTTCCAGTTCCTTGATGAACTCGGCGAGTTCCAGGACGGTCATGTTGGAGATGAATTCAACAACTTGTTCTTTGGTAACGCTCATGATGATAGTTCCTCCTGATGGCTTAAGCTTTGGCTCGTAAGATTAAACGGACTGCGTCTGTTCCTTCTGGTCCTTGATCGCGTTCAAGGCGTACAGAAAGTTCCGCAAAATATTGGCGAACAACCCGACGAAATTGGTCGGCACCGCGTTCATGGTTCCCAGGGCCCTGGCCAGTAGCACTTCCTTTCCGGGCAGCTTGGCCAACTCGTCGATCTGAGTGTTGGAAAGAAACTTGCCCTCGAGGCTCGCGAAACGGGTACTGAAGTTCTTGGCGCCCTTTTCGAATTCGACGAGAATCTTGGCCGCGGCGACCGGGTCCCCGGCGGCAAAGGCAATAGCGCAACAGTCCTTGAGCGAGTCGTTCAAGACCGCGTGCGGCGTGCCGTCCAGAGCGATGCGGGCCAAGGTATTCTTGACGACATGATAGTCCACCCCAGATTCCCGAAGCTTGACGCGCAAGGGCGTCACTTCTTCAACCTTCAGGCCCTTGAAGTCCGTCACGATGGCGATGCTGGCCGTGGAAGCCTTGCCTCGCAATTTCTCGATGACTTCGCCTTTTTGCGTTCTGTTCACGTGTTTTCACCTCCTTTGCGGCATGATGTGGCAAAGAAGAGCCAAAGCGGGTCTCGGCAGGAAATTAAGGAGATCGCCCCACCTGCTGTCTTTGACTCCGGATTTGCCATCCAAAAATGAAACCTCGAGCCCGCGGACGCGGGCTCGATGGATGACTTGCGGCGGGATCTCAGTCTCTCGGCATGCTCTGCATATCGAGCTTGATGCCAGGCCCCATGGTCGTGGATACGGCCATGGAACGAAAATAGGTTCCCTTGGCCGAAGCGGGCTTGAGACGGGTGAGGGTGTCCACGACGGTGCGCAAATTATCCACGAGCTTGTCCGCACCGAAGGAAACCTTGCCCAACGGAGAGTGGATCACGCCGGCTTTGTCCACCTTGAACTCGACGCGACCGGCCTTCATTTCCTTGACCGCCTTGCCGATGTCAAAGGTGACGGTCCCGGTCTTGGCATTGGGCATCAGGCCACGCGGCCCGAGTATCCGTCCGATCTTTCCGATCTGGGCCATCATGTCCGGAGTGGCCACGGCTTGATCGAATTCAAGCCAGCCTTCCTTGATTTTTTCAATCAGATCCTCGGCACCGACGAAATCGGCTCCGGCTTCCTTGGCCTCGGCTTCCTTGTCACCCTTGCAGAACGCGGCGACACGGACTTCCTTGCCCAGGCCGTGCGGCAAGGTCACCGCGCCTCGGACCATTTGATCAGAATACTTCGGATCAACTCCGAGACAGACGGCGACGTCGACGGTTTCGTCGAATTTCGCATAGGAAAGCTTCAAGGCCAAATCCAAGCCATCCTTGACCGGGAACTTATTCTTCAGGTCCAGATCTTGGACGGCATTGCGATATTTTTTTCCATGTGTAGGCATGATCTTTCTTCCTTTCCCCTAAATTTCAACCTCGAGTCCCATGCTCCGCGCTGTTCCCATAACGGTCAACATGGCGGCATCGAGGCTCCCCGCGGTCAGATCCGGCATCTTCAACTTGGCGATCTCCTCCACCTGGGCCTTGGAGACCTTGCCGACTTTGGTCTTGTTCGGTTCGCCGGATCCCTTGTCCAGTTTGGCGGCTTTCAACAGCAGCACCGAAGCCGGCGGGGTCTTGGTGACGAAAGTGAAGGTTCTGTCCGCATACACCGTGATGATCACGGGCGTGATCATGCCTTTTTGGTCTTGCGTCTTGGCATTGAAGCTCTTACAGAACTCCATGATGTTCACCCCGTGCTGACCCAAGGCGGGTCCTACAGGGGGAGAAGGGTTGGCAGCCCCGGCCGGAACCTGGAGCTTGATTTTCGCTTTGATTTTCTTAGCCATGAATATACCTGCTCAATGATCCGCGACAGTACGGAATTATGTTTTGCTCACCTGGACGAATTCCAGTTCCACCGGCGTCTGCCTCCCGAAAATGGAGACCGTCACCTTCAGCTTGCCCTTATCGTAGTTGACCTCTTCCACAACGGCGTTGAAATTGGCGAACGGTCCGTCGATGACACGCACCTCGTCGCCGCGTTCAAAAGAAAATTTCGG contains:
- the rpoB gene encoding DNA-directed RNA polymerase subunit beta; this encodes MTQLVKKFGKIQSVLNTPHLLELQIQSYLHFLQKDIATAARADVGLEGVFRSVFPIHDFNKTATLEFVSYEIGQPKFDVAECLAKGLHYEAPVRIRVRLVVFDVDEETDSRSIRDIKEQDIYFGTIPLMTEKGTFIINGTERVIVNQLQRSPGIIFEHDFGKTHTSRKVLYSSRIIPMRGSWLDFEFDHKDIFYVRIDRRRKMPVTILLKAMGMTNEDILNFFYKTEYYQLDGGKIYREIQENLVRKEQLYADVVDSSGEVLASAGTMVKARIWKKIVKEGISKLEIDPAQLPGQFLAQDVVHPETGEILALVGDEISEAFLEQCKEANLLRLPVLYITGVEVSATVRETMQLDKTTDIESAQVEIFRRLRPSSPPTAEVAATFFDNLFRNPDYYDLSPVGRYKLNSRLGLDVPHDQRTLTNDDILRALKHLVDLKDSHGPSDDIDHLGNRRVRPVGELVENQYRIGLVRMERAIKERMSLQDVATLMPHDLINPKPVVAAIKEFFGTSQLSQFMDQTNPLSEVTHKRRLSALGPGGLTRDRAGFEVRDVHTSHYGRICPIETPEGPNIGLIVSMTTFAQVNAFGFIESPYRIVKNGQASLDVLYMDASREGGEVIAQANAELDQDGRFVNEIVTARVKGDFALVNRDEVTLMDISPSQIVSVSASLIPFLEHDDANRALMGSNMQRQAVPLLRCERPIVGTGMESIVAQDSGSCVLAAGDGMVRYADSERIVVSYEGDLFPETGGLKVYELLKFHKSNQNTCFGQKSLVMEGQPISKGQVLADGPGIQQGELALGKNLLVAFMPWCGYNFEDSILISERVVKEDVFTSMHIEEFELVARDTKLGPEEVTKDIPNVGEEMLRNLDESGIIRIGAPVQPDDILVGKITPKGETQLTPEEKLLRAIFGDKARDVKNSSLKVPPGIEGTVIDVRVFNRRMGDKDDRSKAIEKDKLIRLEAKERQIVSGLTEAMREKVWRLVDGKRLGQTLMGKRKGEVLVEANMFMTRDVLDQVPLKKLAGLFVLKTVNDEIQELIQDYERQIGFVQESYKIKSERITEGDDLPPGVIKMVKVYVAVKRKLSVGDKMAGRHGNKGVVSCILPEEDMPFFADGTPVDIVLNPLGVPSRMNIGQIMETHLGWGALELGKQVARMVEQGDDVAQLRREIKDVFDSEAISSLVDEQDDEEFVAAVRELRNGIITKSPVFDGAHEDEIWKWLRKAGLPDDGKSVLFDGRTGEAFHNRVTVGSMYILKLHHLVDEKIHARSTGPYSLVTQQPLGGKAQFGGQRLGEMEVWAMEAYGAAHVLQEFLTVKSDDVTGRVNMYEKIVKGDNFLEAGLPESFNVLIKELMSLGLDVTLLQEDKKKRRGSA
- the rplL gene encoding 50S ribosomal protein L7/L12, producing MSVTKEQVVEFISNMTVLELAEFIKELEEKFGVSAAAPVAAVAAAPVAGADAPAAEEKTEFDVVLASAGGNKINVIKVVRALTGLGLKEAKAKVDEAPSVIKEAASKADAEDAKKQLEEAGATVELK
- the rplJ gene encoding 50S ribosomal protein L10 yields the protein MNRTQKGEVIEKLRGKASTASIAIVTDFKGLKVEEVTPLRVKLRESGVDYHVVKNTLARIALDGTPHAVLNDSLKDCCAIAFAAGDPVAAAKILVEFEKGAKNFSTRFASLEGKFLSNTQIDELAKLPGKEVLLARALGTMNAVPTNFVGLFANILRNFLYALNAIKDQKEQTQSV
- the rplA gene encoding 50S ribosomal protein L1 translates to MPTHGKKYRNAVQDLDLKNKFPVKDGLDLALKLSYAKFDETVDVAVCLGVDPKYSDQMVRGAVTLPHGLGKEVRVAAFCKGDKEAEAKEAGADFVGAEDLIEKIKEGWLEFDQAVATPDMMAQIGKIGRILGPRGLMPNAKTGTVTFDIGKAVKEMKAGRVEFKVDKAGVIHSPLGKVSFGADKLVDNLRTVVDTLTRLKPASAKGTYFRSMAVSTTMGPGIKLDMQSMPRD
- the rplK gene encoding 50S ribosomal protein L11; this encodes MAKKIKAKIKLQVPAGAANPSPPVGPALGQHGVNIMEFCKSFNAKTQDQKGMITPVIITVYADRTFTFVTKTPPASVLLLKAAKLDKGSGEPNKTKVGKVSKAQVEEIAKLKMPDLTAGSLDAAMLTVMGTARSMGLEVEI